A part of Eschrichtius robustus isolate mEscRob2 chromosome 20, mEscRob2.pri, whole genome shotgun sequence genomic DNA contains:
- the GAA gene encoding lysosomal alpha-glucosidase isoform X2 translates to MPPCSCPLLGVCALVSLAILGHILLHDFDVVPRELRSFSQEEIYPARQPGASGQGPQPVPGRHGSPRAAPTQCDLPPDGRFDCAPDKAITQEQCEARGCCYMPARWPPGTQMGQPWCFFPPSYPSYRLENLTTTKTGYTATLIRATPTFFPKDIMTLRLDVLLETESRLHFTIKDPTNQRYEVPLETPRVRSQAPSTLYSVEFSEEPFGVIMRRKLDGRVLLNTTVAPLFFADQFLQLSTSLPSQHITGLAEHLGPLMLSTNWTKITLWNRDVAPAPDVNLYGSHPFYLVLEDGGLAHGVFLLNSNAMDVVLQPSPALSWRSTGGILDVYIFLGPEPKSVVRQYLDIVGYPFMPPYWGLGFHLCRWGYSSTAITRQVVENMTRAHFPLDVQWNDLDYMDARRDFTFNKDSFGDFPAMVQGLHQSGRRYIMIVDPAISSSSPAGTYRPYDEGLRRGVFITNETGQPLIGQVWPGLTAFPDFTNPEALDWWQDMVAEFHAQVPFDGMWIDMNEPSNFVRGSVDGCPNSNLENPPYVPGVVGGTLRAATICASGHQFLSTHYDLHNLYGLTEAFASHRALVKARGTRPFVISRSTFAGHGQYAGHWTGDVWSSWEQLSYSVPEILLFNLLGVPLVGADICGFLGNTSEELCVRWTQLGAFYPFMRNHNDLNSLPQEPYRFSETAQQAMRKAFALRYMLLPYLYTLFHGAHVRGETVARPLFLEFPEDPCTWTVDRQLLWGEALLITPVLKAGKVEVTGYFPRSTWYDLQTVPVEAFGSLPPPAPLTSAIHSEGQWVTLSAPLDTINLHLRAGHIIPMQGPGLTTTESRKKPMALAVALTASGEARGELFWDDGESLGVLDRGAYTQVIFLARNTLDIPVLLTMGEQFLISWS, encoded by the exons ATGCCACCCTGTTCCTGCCCCCTGCTGGGGGTCTGCGCCCTAGTCTCCTTGGCCATCCTGGGGCACATCCTGCTTCATGACTTCGACGTGGTCCCCCGAGAGCTGCGCAGCTTCTCCCAAGAGGAGATTTACCCAGCTCGCCAGCCCGGAGCCAGCGGCCAAGGGCCCCAGCCCGTCCCAGGGCGCCACGGCAGCCCCAGGGCAGCTCCCACACAGTGCGACCTGCCCCCTGACGGCCGCTTCGACTGCGCCCCAGACAAGGCCATCACCCAGGAGCAGTGTGAGGCCCGGGGCTGCTGCTACATGCCTGCAAGGTGGCCTCCGGGCACCCAGATGGGGCAGCCCTGGTGCTTCTTCCCTCCCAGCTATCCCAGTTACAGGCTGGAGAACCTGACCACCACCAAGACGGGCTACACGGCCACCCTGATCCGTGCCACCCCGACCTTCTTCCCCAAGGACATCATGACCTTGCGGCTGGACGTGCTGCTGGAGACTGAGAGCCGGCTCCACTTCACg ATCAAAGATCCCACCAACCAGCGCTATGAGGTGCCCTTGGAGACCCCACGTGTCCGCAGCCAGGCGCCGTCCACGCTCTACAGCGTGGAGTTCTCAGAGGAGCCCTTTGGGGTGATCATGCGGCGGAAGCTGGATGGACGGGTGCT GCTGAACACCACGGTGGCCCCCCTGTTCTTCGCCGACCAGTTTCTGCAGCTGTCCACCTCCCTGCCGTCGCAGCACATCACGGGCCTTGCCGAACACCTCGGGCCCCTGATGCTCAGCACCAACTGGACCAAGATCACTCTCTGGAACCGGGACGTTGCGCCTGCG CCCGACGTGAACCTGTATGGATCTCACCCTTTCTACCTGGTCCTGGAGGATGGCGGTTTAGCTCACGGGGTCTTCCTGCTGAACAGCAATGCCATGG ATGTGGTCCTGCAGCCCAGCCCGGCCCTCAGCTGGAGGTCGACAGGCGGGATCCTGGATGTGTACATCTTCCTGGGCCCGGAGCCCAAGAGCGTGGTGCGGCAGTACCTGGACATCGTGG GCTACCCGTTCATGCCACCGTACTGGGGCCTGGGCTTCCACCTGTGCCGCTGGGGCTACTCCTCCACCGCCATCACCCGCCAGGTTGTGGAGAACATGACCAGGGCACACTTCCCTCTG GACGTCCAGTGGAATGACCTGGACTACATGGACGCCAGGCGGGACTTCACTTTCAACAAGGACAGCTTCGGGGACTTCCCGGCCATGGTGCAGGGTCTCCACCAAAGTGGCCGGCGGTACATCATGATTGTT GATCCTGCCATCAGCAGCTCCAGCCCTGCCGGGACCTACCGACCCTACGACGAGGGTCTGAGGCGGGGCGTCTTCATCACCAATGAGACTGGGCAGCCGCTGATTGGGCAG GTGTGGCCCGGACTCACCGCCTTCCCTGACTTCACCAACCCCGAGGCCCTTGACTGGTGGCAGGACATGGTGGCCGAGTTCCACGCCCAGGTGCCCTTTGACGGCATGTGGATC GACATGAACGAGCCATCCAATTTCGTGAGGGGCTCAGTGGATGGCTGCCCCAACAGCAACCTGGAGAACCCGCCCTATGTGCCAG GGGTGGTTGGCGGGACCCTCCGGGCAGCCACCATCTGCGCCTCCGGCCACCAGTTCCTGTCCACGCACTACGACCTGCACAACCTGTACGGCCTGACCGAAGCCTTCGCCTCCCACAG GGCTCTGGTAAAGGCTCGGGGGACGCGCCCCTTTGTGATCTCTCGCTCAACCTTTGCCGGCCACGGCCAATACGCCGGCCACTGGACCGGGGACGTGTGGAGCAGCTGGGAGCAGCTTTCCTACTCCGTGCCAG AAATCCTGCTCTTCAATCTGCTGGGGGTGCCCCTGGTGGGGGCCGACATCTGTGGCTTCCTGGGCAACACTTCGGAGGAGCTGTGTGTGCGCTGGACCCAGCTGGGGGCCTTCTACCCCTTCATGCGGAACCACAATGACCTGAACAGCCTG CCGCAGGAGCCGTACAGGTTCAGCGAGACGGCACAGCAAGCCATGAGGAAGGCCTTTGCCCTGCGCTACATGCTGCTGCCCTATCTCTACACGCTGTTCCATGGGGCCCACGTCAGAGGCGAGACCGTGGCCCGGCCCCTCTTCTTGGA GTTCCCCGAGGACCCCTGCACCTGGACCGTGGACCGCCAGCTCCTGTGGGGGGAGGCTCTGCTCATCACCCCGGTGCTCAAGGCCGGGAAGGTTGAGGTCACTGGCTACTTCCCCCGCAGCACGTGGTACGACCTGCAGACG GTGCCAGTGGAGGCCTTTGGCAGCCTCCCACCTCCTGCACCCCTCACGTCTGCCATCCACAGCGAAGGGCAGTGGGTGACACTGTCCGCCCCACTGGACACCATCAACCTCCACCTCCGGGCCGGGCACATCATCCCCATGCAG GGCCCTGGCCTCACGACCACAGAGTCCCGCAAGAAGCCCATGGCCCTGGCCGTGGCCCTGACTGCGAGCGGGGAGGCCCGAGGGGAGCTGTTCTGGGACGATGGGGAGAGCCTGGGAGTGCTGGACCGTGGGGCCTACACGCAGGTCATCTTCCTGGCCAGGAAC ACCCTGGACATCCCTGTCTTGCTGACGATGGGAGAGCAGTTCCTCATCAGTTGGTCTTAA
- the GAA gene encoding lysosomal alpha-glucosidase isoform X1, translating to MPPCSCPLLGVCALVSLAILGHILLHDFDVVPRELRSFSQEEIYPARQPGASGQGPQPVPGRHGSPRAAPTQCDLPPDGRFDCAPDKAITQEQCEARGCCYMPARWPPGTQMGQPWCFFPPSYPSYRLENLTTTKTGYTATLIRATPTFFPKDIMTLRLDVLLETESRLHFTIKDPTNQRYEVPLETPRVRSQAPSTLYSVEFSEEPFGVIMRRKLDGRVLLNTTVAPLFFADQFLQLSTSLPSQHITGLAEHLGPLMLSTNWTKITLWNRDVAPAPDVNLYGSHPFYLVLEDGGLAHGVFLLNSNAMDVVLQPSPALSWRSTGGILDVYIFLGPEPKSVVRQYLDIVGYPFMPPYWGLGFHLCRWGYSSTAITRQVVENMTRAHFPLDVQWNDLDYMDARRDFTFNKDSFGDFPAMVQGLHQSGRRYIMIVDPAISSSSPAGTYRPYDEGLRRGVFITNETGQPLIGQVWPGLTAFPDFTNPEALDWWQDMVAEFHAQVPFDGMWIDMNEPSNFVRGSVDGCPNSNLENPPYVPGVVGGTLRAATICASGHQFLSTHYDLHNLYGLTEAFASHRALVKARGTRPFVISRSTFAGHGQYAGHWTGDVWSSWEQLSYSVPEILLFNLLGVPLVGADICGFLGNTSEELCVRWTQLGAFYPFMRNHNDLNSLPQEPYRFSETAQQAMRKAFALRYMLLPYLYTLFHGAHVRGETVARPLFLEFPEDPCTWTVDRQLLWGEALLITPVLKAGKVEVTGYFPRSTWYDLQTVPVEAFGSLPPPAPLTSAIHSEGQWVTLSAPLDTINLHLRAGHIIPMQGPGLTTTESRKKPMALAVALTASGEARGELFWDDGESLGVLDRGAYTQVIFLARNNTIVNQLVHVSSEGAGLQLRKVTVLGVATAPQQVLCNGVPVSNFTYSPDTETLDIPVLLTMGEQFLISWS from the exons ATGCCACCCTGTTCCTGCCCCCTGCTGGGGGTCTGCGCCCTAGTCTCCTTGGCCATCCTGGGGCACATCCTGCTTCATGACTTCGACGTGGTCCCCCGAGAGCTGCGCAGCTTCTCCCAAGAGGAGATTTACCCAGCTCGCCAGCCCGGAGCCAGCGGCCAAGGGCCCCAGCCCGTCCCAGGGCGCCACGGCAGCCCCAGGGCAGCTCCCACACAGTGCGACCTGCCCCCTGACGGCCGCTTCGACTGCGCCCCAGACAAGGCCATCACCCAGGAGCAGTGTGAGGCCCGGGGCTGCTGCTACATGCCTGCAAGGTGGCCTCCGGGCACCCAGATGGGGCAGCCCTGGTGCTTCTTCCCTCCCAGCTATCCCAGTTACAGGCTGGAGAACCTGACCACCACCAAGACGGGCTACACGGCCACCCTGATCCGTGCCACCCCGACCTTCTTCCCCAAGGACATCATGACCTTGCGGCTGGACGTGCTGCTGGAGACTGAGAGCCGGCTCCACTTCACg ATCAAAGATCCCACCAACCAGCGCTATGAGGTGCCCTTGGAGACCCCACGTGTCCGCAGCCAGGCGCCGTCCACGCTCTACAGCGTGGAGTTCTCAGAGGAGCCCTTTGGGGTGATCATGCGGCGGAAGCTGGATGGACGGGTGCT GCTGAACACCACGGTGGCCCCCCTGTTCTTCGCCGACCAGTTTCTGCAGCTGTCCACCTCCCTGCCGTCGCAGCACATCACGGGCCTTGCCGAACACCTCGGGCCCCTGATGCTCAGCACCAACTGGACCAAGATCACTCTCTGGAACCGGGACGTTGCGCCTGCG CCCGACGTGAACCTGTATGGATCTCACCCTTTCTACCTGGTCCTGGAGGATGGCGGTTTAGCTCACGGGGTCTTCCTGCTGAACAGCAATGCCATGG ATGTGGTCCTGCAGCCCAGCCCGGCCCTCAGCTGGAGGTCGACAGGCGGGATCCTGGATGTGTACATCTTCCTGGGCCCGGAGCCCAAGAGCGTGGTGCGGCAGTACCTGGACATCGTGG GCTACCCGTTCATGCCACCGTACTGGGGCCTGGGCTTCCACCTGTGCCGCTGGGGCTACTCCTCCACCGCCATCACCCGCCAGGTTGTGGAGAACATGACCAGGGCACACTTCCCTCTG GACGTCCAGTGGAATGACCTGGACTACATGGACGCCAGGCGGGACTTCACTTTCAACAAGGACAGCTTCGGGGACTTCCCGGCCATGGTGCAGGGTCTCCACCAAAGTGGCCGGCGGTACATCATGATTGTT GATCCTGCCATCAGCAGCTCCAGCCCTGCCGGGACCTACCGACCCTACGACGAGGGTCTGAGGCGGGGCGTCTTCATCACCAATGAGACTGGGCAGCCGCTGATTGGGCAG GTGTGGCCCGGACTCACCGCCTTCCCTGACTTCACCAACCCCGAGGCCCTTGACTGGTGGCAGGACATGGTGGCCGAGTTCCACGCCCAGGTGCCCTTTGACGGCATGTGGATC GACATGAACGAGCCATCCAATTTCGTGAGGGGCTCAGTGGATGGCTGCCCCAACAGCAACCTGGAGAACCCGCCCTATGTGCCAG GGGTGGTTGGCGGGACCCTCCGGGCAGCCACCATCTGCGCCTCCGGCCACCAGTTCCTGTCCACGCACTACGACCTGCACAACCTGTACGGCCTGACCGAAGCCTTCGCCTCCCACAG GGCTCTGGTAAAGGCTCGGGGGACGCGCCCCTTTGTGATCTCTCGCTCAACCTTTGCCGGCCACGGCCAATACGCCGGCCACTGGACCGGGGACGTGTGGAGCAGCTGGGAGCAGCTTTCCTACTCCGTGCCAG AAATCCTGCTCTTCAATCTGCTGGGGGTGCCCCTGGTGGGGGCCGACATCTGTGGCTTCCTGGGCAACACTTCGGAGGAGCTGTGTGTGCGCTGGACCCAGCTGGGGGCCTTCTACCCCTTCATGCGGAACCACAATGACCTGAACAGCCTG CCGCAGGAGCCGTACAGGTTCAGCGAGACGGCACAGCAAGCCATGAGGAAGGCCTTTGCCCTGCGCTACATGCTGCTGCCCTATCTCTACACGCTGTTCCATGGGGCCCACGTCAGAGGCGAGACCGTGGCCCGGCCCCTCTTCTTGGA GTTCCCCGAGGACCCCTGCACCTGGACCGTGGACCGCCAGCTCCTGTGGGGGGAGGCTCTGCTCATCACCCCGGTGCTCAAGGCCGGGAAGGTTGAGGTCACTGGCTACTTCCCCCGCAGCACGTGGTACGACCTGCAGACG GTGCCAGTGGAGGCCTTTGGCAGCCTCCCACCTCCTGCACCCCTCACGTCTGCCATCCACAGCGAAGGGCAGTGGGTGACACTGTCCGCCCCACTGGACACCATCAACCTCCACCTCCGGGCCGGGCACATCATCCCCATGCAG GGCCCTGGCCTCACGACCACAGAGTCCCGCAAGAAGCCCATGGCCCTGGCCGTGGCCCTGACTGCGAGCGGGGAGGCCCGAGGGGAGCTGTTCTGGGACGATGGGGAGAGCCTGGGAGTGCTGGACCGTGGGGCCTACACGCAGGTCATCTTCCTGGCCAGGAAC AACACCATCGTGAACCAGCTGGTGCACGTGAGCAGTGAGGGGGCTGGCCTGCAGCTGAGGAAGGTGACCGTCCTGGGCGTGGCCACAGCCCCCCAGCAGGTCCTCTGCAATGGCGTTCCTGTATCCAACTTCACCTACAGCCCTGACACGGAG ACCCTGGACATCCCTGTCTTGCTGACGATGGGAGAGCAGTTCCTCATCAGTTGGTCTTAA
- the GAA gene encoding lysosomal alpha-glucosidase isoform X3, protein MPPCSCPLLGVCALVSLAILGHILLHDFDVVPRELRSFSQEEIYPARQPGASGQGPQPVPGRHGSPRAAPTQCDLPPDGRFDCAPDKAITQEQCEARGCCYMPARWPPGTQMGQPWCFFPPSYPSYRLENLTTTKTGYTATLIRATPTFFPKDIMTLRLDVLLETESRLHFTIKDPTNQRYEVPLETPRVRSQAPSTLYSVEFSEEPFGVIMRRKLDGRVLLNTTVAPLFFADQFLQLSTSLPSQHITGLAEHLGPLMLSTNWTKITLWNRDVAPAPDVNLYGSHPFYLVLEDGGLAHGVFLLNSNAMDVVLQPSPALSWRSTGGILDVYIFLGPEPKSVVRQYLDIVGYPFMPPYWGLGFHLCRWGYSSTAITRQVVENMTRAHFPLDVQWNDLDYMDARRDFTFNKDSFGDFPAMVQGLHQSGRRYIMIVDPAISSSSPAGTYRPYDEGLRRGVFITNETGQPLIGQVWPGLTAFPDFTNPEALDWWQDMVAEFHAQVPFDGMWIDMNEPSNFVRGSVDGCPNSNLENPPYVPGVVGGTLRAATICASGHQFLSTHYDLHNLYGLTEAFASHRALVKARGTRPFVISRSTFAGHGQYAGHWTGDVWSSWEQLSYSVPEILLFNLLGVPLVGADICGFLGNTSEELCVRWTQLGAFYPFMRNHNDLNSLPQEPYRFSETAQQAMRKAFALRYMLLPYLYTLFHGAHVRGETVARPLFLEFPEDPCTWTVDRQLLWGEALLITPVLKAGKVEVTGYFPRSTWYDLQTVPVEAFGSLPPPAPLTSAIHSEGQWVTLSAPLDTINLHLRAGHIIPMQTLDIPVLLTMGEQFLISWS, encoded by the exons ATGCCACCCTGTTCCTGCCCCCTGCTGGGGGTCTGCGCCCTAGTCTCCTTGGCCATCCTGGGGCACATCCTGCTTCATGACTTCGACGTGGTCCCCCGAGAGCTGCGCAGCTTCTCCCAAGAGGAGATTTACCCAGCTCGCCAGCCCGGAGCCAGCGGCCAAGGGCCCCAGCCCGTCCCAGGGCGCCACGGCAGCCCCAGGGCAGCTCCCACACAGTGCGACCTGCCCCCTGACGGCCGCTTCGACTGCGCCCCAGACAAGGCCATCACCCAGGAGCAGTGTGAGGCCCGGGGCTGCTGCTACATGCCTGCAAGGTGGCCTCCGGGCACCCAGATGGGGCAGCCCTGGTGCTTCTTCCCTCCCAGCTATCCCAGTTACAGGCTGGAGAACCTGACCACCACCAAGACGGGCTACACGGCCACCCTGATCCGTGCCACCCCGACCTTCTTCCCCAAGGACATCATGACCTTGCGGCTGGACGTGCTGCTGGAGACTGAGAGCCGGCTCCACTTCACg ATCAAAGATCCCACCAACCAGCGCTATGAGGTGCCCTTGGAGACCCCACGTGTCCGCAGCCAGGCGCCGTCCACGCTCTACAGCGTGGAGTTCTCAGAGGAGCCCTTTGGGGTGATCATGCGGCGGAAGCTGGATGGACGGGTGCT GCTGAACACCACGGTGGCCCCCCTGTTCTTCGCCGACCAGTTTCTGCAGCTGTCCACCTCCCTGCCGTCGCAGCACATCACGGGCCTTGCCGAACACCTCGGGCCCCTGATGCTCAGCACCAACTGGACCAAGATCACTCTCTGGAACCGGGACGTTGCGCCTGCG CCCGACGTGAACCTGTATGGATCTCACCCTTTCTACCTGGTCCTGGAGGATGGCGGTTTAGCTCACGGGGTCTTCCTGCTGAACAGCAATGCCATGG ATGTGGTCCTGCAGCCCAGCCCGGCCCTCAGCTGGAGGTCGACAGGCGGGATCCTGGATGTGTACATCTTCCTGGGCCCGGAGCCCAAGAGCGTGGTGCGGCAGTACCTGGACATCGTGG GCTACCCGTTCATGCCACCGTACTGGGGCCTGGGCTTCCACCTGTGCCGCTGGGGCTACTCCTCCACCGCCATCACCCGCCAGGTTGTGGAGAACATGACCAGGGCACACTTCCCTCTG GACGTCCAGTGGAATGACCTGGACTACATGGACGCCAGGCGGGACTTCACTTTCAACAAGGACAGCTTCGGGGACTTCCCGGCCATGGTGCAGGGTCTCCACCAAAGTGGCCGGCGGTACATCATGATTGTT GATCCTGCCATCAGCAGCTCCAGCCCTGCCGGGACCTACCGACCCTACGACGAGGGTCTGAGGCGGGGCGTCTTCATCACCAATGAGACTGGGCAGCCGCTGATTGGGCAG GTGTGGCCCGGACTCACCGCCTTCCCTGACTTCACCAACCCCGAGGCCCTTGACTGGTGGCAGGACATGGTGGCCGAGTTCCACGCCCAGGTGCCCTTTGACGGCATGTGGATC GACATGAACGAGCCATCCAATTTCGTGAGGGGCTCAGTGGATGGCTGCCCCAACAGCAACCTGGAGAACCCGCCCTATGTGCCAG GGGTGGTTGGCGGGACCCTCCGGGCAGCCACCATCTGCGCCTCCGGCCACCAGTTCCTGTCCACGCACTACGACCTGCACAACCTGTACGGCCTGACCGAAGCCTTCGCCTCCCACAG GGCTCTGGTAAAGGCTCGGGGGACGCGCCCCTTTGTGATCTCTCGCTCAACCTTTGCCGGCCACGGCCAATACGCCGGCCACTGGACCGGGGACGTGTGGAGCAGCTGGGAGCAGCTTTCCTACTCCGTGCCAG AAATCCTGCTCTTCAATCTGCTGGGGGTGCCCCTGGTGGGGGCCGACATCTGTGGCTTCCTGGGCAACACTTCGGAGGAGCTGTGTGTGCGCTGGACCCAGCTGGGGGCCTTCTACCCCTTCATGCGGAACCACAATGACCTGAACAGCCTG CCGCAGGAGCCGTACAGGTTCAGCGAGACGGCACAGCAAGCCATGAGGAAGGCCTTTGCCCTGCGCTACATGCTGCTGCCCTATCTCTACACGCTGTTCCATGGGGCCCACGTCAGAGGCGAGACCGTGGCCCGGCCCCTCTTCTTGGA GTTCCCCGAGGACCCCTGCACCTGGACCGTGGACCGCCAGCTCCTGTGGGGGGAGGCTCTGCTCATCACCCCGGTGCTCAAGGCCGGGAAGGTTGAGGTCACTGGCTACTTCCCCCGCAGCACGTGGTACGACCTGCAGACG GTGCCAGTGGAGGCCTTTGGCAGCCTCCCACCTCCTGCACCCCTCACGTCTGCCATCCACAGCGAAGGGCAGTGGGTGACACTGTCCGCCCCACTGGACACCATCAACCTCCACCTCCGGGCCGGGCACATCATCCCCATGCAG ACCCTGGACATCCCTGTCTTGCTGACGATGGGAGAGCAGTTCCTCATCAGTTGGTCTTAA